From a single Nissabacter sp. SGAir0207 genomic region:
- a CDS encoding zinc-dependent alcohol dehydrogenase — MKALVWHAVGDIRLDEVADPQLEQPTDAVIRLTSSAICGTDLHFVRGTFSGMKAGTILGHEGVGIVEQLGKEVRNLEIGDRVVVCSTVSCGVCPPCRAGNTAQCDNANPNGPEAGTCFFGGPEATGPVNGLQAEKARIPHAANTLVKVPDEVTDDQAILVSDIFPTGWFGAELAGISRGDTVTVFGCGPVGQFAIASALLMGAGRVIAVDGHEDRLAMARRQGAFTVNFEQEDPVEVIKSLTGGIGADCAIDAVGVDSQHAHHGPAAEEAAEKATKFQQEVQQVAPENAGHQHVHNGNWIPGDAPTQALEWAIATLAKAGRLSIIGVYPPTAETFPIGKAMNKNLTMRMGNCNHHAIIPHLLELVRTGVIDPVKVLTQVEPLSDVVAAYEAFDKREPGWIKTELQPAQ, encoded by the coding sequence ATGAAAGCGCTCGTTTGGCATGCCGTCGGGGATATCCGTCTGGATGAGGTCGCTGACCCGCAACTGGAACAACCCACGGACGCCGTTATCCGCCTCACCTCCTCCGCCATCTGCGGCACTGACCTGCACTTTGTGCGCGGCACGTTCAGCGGCATGAAGGCTGGCACCATCCTTGGCCATGAGGGCGTCGGCATCGTCGAGCAGCTCGGCAAGGAGGTGCGCAACCTGGAGATTGGCGACCGGGTAGTGGTCTGCTCCACCGTCTCCTGCGGCGTCTGCCCGCCGTGCCGCGCTGGCAACACCGCGCAGTGCGACAACGCCAACCCCAATGGCCCGGAGGCTGGCACCTGCTTCTTCGGCGGCCCAGAGGCCACCGGCCCGGTGAACGGCTTGCAGGCCGAGAAGGCGCGCATCCCCCACGCCGCCAATACGCTGGTCAAGGTGCCGGATGAGGTGACGGACGATCAGGCCATTCTGGTCAGTGACATCTTCCCCACCGGCTGGTTTGGTGCCGAGCTGGCTGGCATCTCGCGCGGCGACACCGTGACGGTGTTCGGCTGCGGCCCGGTCGGCCAGTTCGCCATTGCCAGCGCGCTACTGATGGGTGCCGGCCGGGTGATTGCGGTTGATGGCCATGAGGATCGGCTGGCGATGGCGCGCCGTCAGGGGGCGTTTACCGTCAACTTTGAGCAGGAAGACCCGGTCGAGGTGATCAAGTCCCTGACCGGCGGCATTGGCGCGGATTGCGCGATCGATGCGGTGGGCGTTGATAGCCAGCACGCCCACCACGGCCCGGCGGCCGAGGAGGCTGCGGAGAAGGCGACCAAGTTCCAGCAGGAAGTGCAGCAGGTCGCGCCGGAGAACGCCGGTCACCAGCATGTCCACAATGGCAACTGGATCCCCGGTGACGCGCCGACGCAGGCGCTGGAGTGGGCCATCGCCACGCTGGCGAAGGCTGGCCGCCTGAGCATCATTGGCGTCTACCCACCAACGGCGGAGACCTTCCCGATTGGCAAGGCGATGAACAAGAACCTGACGATGCGGATGGGCAACTGCAATCACCACGCCATCATCCCGCACCTGCTGGAGCTGGTGCGCACCGGCGTGATTGACCCGGTGAAGGTGCTGACCCAGGTGGAGCCGCTGAGTGACGTGGTCGCTGCCTATGAGGCGTTCGACAAACGCGAGCCGGGCTGGATCAAGACCGAGCTGCAACCGGCGCAGTAA